One genomic segment of Pandoraea thiooxydans includes these proteins:
- the trpS gene encoding tryptophan--tRNA ligase codes for MTSTPRPIILTGDRTTGPLHLGHYAGSLRARVALQHEARQFLLLADTQAMTDNVGRHQKVTGNVLEVALDYLAVGIDPALSTIVVQSQVPELAELFQYLLNLVTVARLERNPTIKEEMRLRGFERDIPAGFLTYPVSQAADITAFKATHVPVGDDQLPMIEQTNELVRRFNHTVGQPVLVECEAVLSQVARLPGVDGRAKMSKSLGNAITLGATPDEITRAVNAMYTDPNHLRVNDPGQVEGNVVFAFLDAFEPDTAKVAELKAHYRRGGLGDTALKRMLDERLQALIAPIRERRAEFARDRAEVLGILRRGTMRAREAAAQTLSEVKGALGLRYFEG; via the coding sequence ATGACATCGACACCACGACCCATTATCCTGACCGGCGACCGGACCACCGGCCCGCTTCATCTCGGCCATTACGCCGGCTCGCTGCGCGCGCGTGTCGCGCTTCAGCATGAGGCCCGCCAATTCCTGCTGCTGGCCGATACGCAAGCCATGACCGACAATGTCGGGCGCCACCAGAAAGTCACCGGGAATGTGCTCGAGGTCGCGCTCGACTATCTCGCGGTCGGGATCGATCCGGCCCTGTCGACGATCGTCGTTCAGTCGCAGGTGCCGGAGCTGGCCGAGCTGTTCCAGTATCTGTTGAACCTGGTGACGGTGGCCCGCCTGGAGCGCAATCCGACCATCAAGGAGGAAATGCGTCTGCGCGGCTTCGAGCGCGATATCCCGGCCGGCTTTCTGACCTATCCGGTCAGTCAGGCGGCCGATATCACCGCGTTCAAGGCGACCCATGTGCCGGTCGGCGATGACCAGTTGCCGATGATCGAGCAAACCAACGAACTGGTGCGCCGCTTCAATCATACGGTCGGTCAGCCGGTGCTGGTCGAGTGCGAGGCCGTGCTCTCGCAAGTCGCGCGGCTGCCCGGCGTCGACGGCCGCGCCAAGATGAGCAAGTCGCTCGGCAACGCGATCACGCTGGGCGCCACGCCCGACGAAATCACCCGGGCGGTCAACGCAATGTATACCGACCCGAACCACCTGCGCGTGAACGACCCCGGGCAGGTCGAGGGCAATGTGGTGTTCGCGTTTCTCGACGCGTTCGAGCCAGACACCGCGAAAGTCGCCGAACTCAAGGCGCACTACCGCCGGGGCGGGCTGGGCGACACCGCCCTCAAGCGCATGCTCGACGAGCGGCTGCAAGCGCTGATCGCACCGATTCGCGAGCGACGCGCCGAGTTTGCGCGGGATCGGGCCGAGGTGCTGGGCATCCTGCGGCGCGGCACGATGCGCGCGCGCGAGGCGGCCGCGCAGACGCTCTCGGAAGTCAAAGGCGCACTGGGGCTGCGCTACTTCGAGGGATAG
- a CDS encoding amino acid ABC transporter permease: MNTTTLLFEVPGPRGRRRNRLFEMVSWTILAGVTYIVMRTLDKNGAFDAAAWSPFGQWGVWRQLGLGLLNNVRAAVVGMLLSMILGCFLGWGLLSKRKLVRYPCRVFTDVFNGIPVLLLLFFTSLALPSWGLSLPDFWFLVITLSLYSTAVVGDLVRAGVQALPRGESEAAAALGFSGFQSMWLILLPQALRMMSPALVSQMVIVFKGTTLAFVLGGYFDLLRAATVLGAYYSRSLLQAQGIAAIAFMLINIALSQLASAIDRREKQRYGVQAVTLEGNVLQASAD; encoded by the coding sequence ATGAATACAACAACGCTATTATTCGAGGTCCCCGGTCCTCGGGGCAGACGCCGCAATCGCCTGTTCGAGATGGTTTCGTGGACGATTCTTGCTGGTGTCACGTATATCGTCATGCGCACATTGGACAAGAATGGCGCGTTCGACGCGGCCGCATGGAGTCCATTCGGCCAGTGGGGTGTCTGGCGGCAACTGGGCCTCGGTCTGCTGAACAATGTGCGAGCGGCGGTCGTGGGTATGCTGCTGTCCATGATCTTGGGATGTTTCCTGGGGTGGGGGCTTTTATCGAAGCGAAAATTGGTTCGATATCCCTGCCGTGTGTTCACGGACGTATTCAATGGCATTCCGGTGCTGCTGCTGCTGTTCTTCACCTCTCTGGCCCTTCCCTCGTGGGGATTGTCTCTTCCGGATTTCTGGTTTCTGGTCATCACGCTGTCGCTCTACAGCACCGCCGTGGTCGGCGACCTGGTGCGCGCCGGTGTCCAGGCCTTGCCCCGTGGCGAGTCGGAAGCCGCAGCCGCACTCGGGTTTTCCGGTTTCCAGAGCATGTGGCTGATTCTTCTGCCGCAAGCACTGCGCATGATGAGTCCGGCGCTCGTGAGTCAGATGGTGATTGTTTTCAAGGGCACGACATTGGCGTTCGTTCTTGGCGGTTATTTCGACCTGCTTCGCGCGGCGACGGTGCTCGGTGCATATTACAGCCGCTCGCTGCTGCAGGCCCAAGGGATCGCCGCGATTGCATTTATGCTGATAAACATTGCGCTGTCGCAATTGGCGTCGGCAATCGATCGAAGAGAAAAGCAGCGATATGGGGTGCAAGCCGTCACCCTGGAAGGTAACGTGCTCCAGGCAAGCGCTGATTGA
- a CDS encoding amino acid ABC transporter permease encodes MSVLFVHSGEFAWGIEFTLGLVALGWIGAMVLGTVLVIMHVSPIRTVRVVAAGYIVVFRNIPIPVQMVLFIFGLPLLGIVFPLFTSAAIVLVTYHAAFVCETLRSGMNAVAVGELEASRSLGFGPFGTIRHLVLPQAFAAVVQPLGNVLILLVKNSSVAAIVGVAELTFVADKIAIEEVQAFAVLGGAAVAYVVVCLVLKRFVAFLEYGVVFSK; translated from the coding sequence ATGTCGGTTCTATTTGTTCACTCAGGTGAATTCGCATGGGGTATCGAGTTTACGCTGGGACTCGTGGCGCTGGGCTGGATCGGCGCCATGGTCCTGGGTACCGTACTGGTGATCATGCACGTGAGCCCCATTCGCACCGTGCGGGTGGTGGCCGCGGGCTATATCGTGGTTTTTCGCAATATTCCCATCCCGGTTCAGATGGTGTTGTTCATATTCGGACTCCCGCTGCTTGGCATTGTCTTCCCGTTGTTTACTTCGGCTGCGATCGTGCTCGTTACGTATCACGCAGCATTCGTTTGCGAGACGCTCAGGTCCGGCATGAACGCGGTGGCAGTGGGCGAACTGGAAGCAAGCCGCTCGTTGGGGTTCGGTCCGTTTGGCACGATACGCCATCTCGTTCTTCCGCAAGCTTTTGCCGCGGTCGTTCAACCGTTGGGTAACGTATTGATCCTGCTCGTCAAGAACAGTTCGGTGGCCGCAATCGTCGGGGTCGCCGAATTGACTTTCGTTGCGGACAAGATCGCAATCGAGGAGGTTCAGGCATTCGCGGTACTTGGCGGCGCAGCCGTTGCCTATGTCGTCGTGTGCCTCGTGCTCAAGCGCTTCGTGGCGTTTCTGGAATACGGAGTGGTTTTCAGCAAATGA
- a CDS encoding glutamate ABC transporter substrate-binding protein has product MKFMKRSKTLASLAAAAAVVLGVGASAIGAENAGGSASSAVVTYPPGTTMAKIQKRGKLIVGVKVDFPLFGLRNPVTGELEGMDIQLAHGIAKDLLGNASDVQFVEVNSGNREVFLQQHKVDIVIATYPPNPKREEAVDFAGPYLMSPIGTMVNKDNTSIKAVSDLNGKNICVTKGSGSETFVPLNAPQAKLMVFGTMTQCMEALAQRRVDGVTTTQSILLGQMSQNPGKFKLVPTELLNSKGEKASDNDSIGLPKGDKALHDYLDSYLRKIAANGQWKKMYDSTLGTVMPGDVAPPPILY; this is encoded by the coding sequence ATGAAATTTATGAAACGATCGAAAACCCTCGCCTCGCTCGCCGCTGCCGCGGCGGTTGTCCTGGGTGTCGGCGCTAGCGCCATTGGTGCAGAGAATGCCGGCGGCAGCGCGTCGTCCGCAGTCGTGACCTATCCGCCCGGGACGACGATGGCCAAGATACAGAAGCGCGGCAAGTTGATCGTGGGAGTGAAGGTCGACTTCCCGTTGTTTGGCCTGAGAAATCCGGTGACCGGAGAGCTGGAAGGCATGGATATCCAGCTCGCCCACGGAATCGCCAAGGATTTGCTGGGCAATGCCAGTGATGTCCAGTTCGTGGAGGTCAACAGCGGTAACCGTGAGGTATTCCTGCAGCAGCACAAGGTGGACATCGTGATCGCGACCTATCCGCCCAATCCGAAGCGCGAGGAAGCCGTGGATTTCGCCGGGCCCTATCTCATGAGCCCGATCGGCACCATGGTGAACAAAGACAACACCAGCATCAAAGCCGTGTCGGATCTCAATGGCAAAAATATCTGCGTGACCAAGGGATCAGGCTCGGAAACCTTCGTGCCGCTGAATGCGCCCCAGGCAAAGCTGATGGTGTTTGGCACGATGACCCAATGCATGGAGGCGCTTGCGCAAAGGCGTGTGGACGGCGTGACGACGACTCAGAGCATTCTGTTGGGGCAGATGAGCCAAAATCCTGGGAAGTTCAAGCTCGTTCCGACAGAGCTGCTGAATTCGAAGGGAGAGAAAGCCTCGGATAACGATTCCATCGGGCTGCCGAAGGGTGACAAGGCACTTCATGATTACCTTGATTCGTATCTGAGGAAGATCGCTGCCAACGGCCAATGGAAAAAAATGTACGACAGCACGTTGGGCACGGTGATGCCGGGTGACGTAGCGCCGCCTCCCATCCTGTACTAA
- a CDS encoding ABC transporter substrate-binding protein: MDRRSFLAAALGGAFGGVLSLPQHAFGETSTVRISHGYGILYLPLMVMRDQQLLEKQAKADGLGDIKVSWIDIDGGNVINDAMLAGSLDIAGTGAPGFITLWSKARGIPRSEIIGLGALSTSALWMNTTDPKITSLADFTSRDKIALPGVKTSLSAVVLEMAVAKVFGIQNYAKLDPLTVGLSHPDAMAALLSGKTDITAHFTSPPFSYQELEDPRVHRVFSSAEILGNITLDVVYSLKQFVDRNPQLIRAFMTAQNQANAYIAANRVGAAETFLRISKIDTPKSLVEKILADPDTRFSTTPNGVMKYVDFMSRAGLINNFPRKWTDMFVSELSHRTGS; encoded by the coding sequence GTGGATCGTAGATCTTTTCTGGCCGCGGCTCTGGGCGGCGCGTTCGGAGGCGTGCTGTCGTTGCCGCAGCATGCTTTTGGCGAGACTTCGACCGTCCGGATTTCCCACGGATACGGAATTCTGTATTTGCCGCTCATGGTGATGCGGGACCAGCAACTGCTGGAGAAGCAGGCCAAGGCGGACGGCCTGGGCGATATCAAGGTCAGTTGGATCGATATAGATGGCGGCAATGTCATCAACGATGCGATGCTTGCCGGCAGTCTGGACATCGCCGGTACAGGCGCGCCCGGGTTCATTACCCTGTGGTCCAAAGCGCGCGGCATTCCCCGTTCCGAAATCATCGGGCTGGGGGCGCTGAGCACCTCGGCCCTGTGGATGAATACCACCGACCCGAAGATCACATCACTGGCGGACTTCACGTCCAGGGACAAGATTGCGCTCCCGGGAGTGAAGACTTCTCTGTCGGCCGTTGTGCTGGAGATGGCGGTTGCCAAGGTGTTCGGGATCCAGAACTACGCGAAGCTCGATCCCCTGACTGTCGGGCTGTCACACCCCGATGCGATGGCCGCGTTGCTGTCGGGCAAGACCGATATCACGGCCCATTTCACCTCGCCCCCGTTCTCTTATCAGGAGCTGGAGGATCCCCGGGTTCACCGGGTGTTCAGCTCCGCGGAAATCCTGGGCAACATCACTCTGGATGTCGTCTATTCGCTCAAGCAGTTTGTCGACCGGAATCCGCAGCTCATTCGGGCGTTCATGACGGCACAGAATCAGGCCAACGCCTATATCGCAGCCAACCGCGTGGGCGCCGCCGAGACGTTCTTGCGCATTTCAAAGATCGACACGCCGAAGTCGCTGGTCGAAAAAATTCTGGCCGATCCGGATACGCGGTTTTCCACAACGCCCAACGGCGTCATGAAGTATGTGGATTTCATGTCGAGGGCGGGACTCATCAACAACTTTCCCAGGAAATGGACGGATATGTTCGTCAGCGAACTTTCCCACCGAACGGGCAGCTAG
- a CDS encoding ABC transporter permease produces MNAQFVTRPEIMRDTVRGEISEIQRPLSAFESVYRISWLRKLALLLGCVLTWEIYARWLSNPLLFPTFSDTLSSFFFGIASGALLSSAAISLRTLIAGYCIGIVLAMLLTSIAFSTKLGADFLETLASMFNPLPAIALLPLALLWFGLGESSLIFVTVHSVLWSVALNMHSGFRAVSPVMRMVGRNYGLKGFVLVRRILIPAAFPSILAGLKIGWAFAWRTMIAAELVFGTSSGRGGLGWYIFKNRNQLETANVFSGLFFVIVIGLLVENVVFAGIEKRTIRRWGTQI; encoded by the coding sequence ATGAACGCGCAATTCGTGACTCGCCCCGAGATCATGCGGGATACCGTTCGTGGCGAAATTTCCGAGATCCAGCGGCCGTTATCGGCCTTCGAGAGCGTCTATCGCATCAGTTGGCTGCGCAAGCTGGCTCTGCTGCTGGGGTGCGTGCTGACATGGGAAATCTATGCGCGCTGGTTGAGCAATCCGCTGCTATTTCCGACGTTTTCCGACACGCTGTCCAGCTTCTTTTTCGGCATTGCGAGTGGCGCCTTGCTCAGTAGTGCCGCGATTTCGCTGCGGACCCTGATTGCCGGTTATTGCATTGGCATCGTATTGGCGATGTTGTTGACATCGATCGCCTTCAGCACAAAGCTTGGCGCGGATTTTCTGGAAACGCTCGCCTCAATGTTCAACCCCCTGCCCGCGATCGCACTTCTGCCGCTGGCGCTGCTCTGGTTTGGCCTGGGGGAGAGCAGCCTGATATTCGTCACAGTGCATTCCGTGCTGTGGTCGGTGGCCCTGAATATGCATAGCGGCTTTCGAGCCGTATCGCCTGTCATGCGCATGGTTGGACGCAACTATGGCCTGAAAGGATTCGTGCTGGTGCGCCGAATTCTGATTCCCGCAGCCTTCCCGAGTATTTTGGCGGGCCTGAAAATCGGCTGGGCGTTCGCGTGGCGAACCATGATTGCCGCCGAACTGGTGTTTGGGACATCGTCGGGCCGGGGCGGATTGGGTTGGTATATTTTCAAGAATCGCAATCAGTTGGAGACGGCCAATGTCTTCTCGGGTCTGTTCTTCGTGATCGTGATCGGTCTTCTCGTCGAGAACGTGGTATTTGCCGGTATTGAAAAACGAACGATCCGGCGTTGGGGCACGCAGATCTGA
- a CDS encoding ABC transporter ATP-binding protein: MSDMAALASHVQADALGLAAPLLEIDDVTVQYKTDQYLVTAAHQVSFKVYPSDRYVLFGPSGCGKSTLLKAVGGYVRPTQGTIRLKGREILEPGPDRMMVFQEFDQLLPWKTVRQNIEFALEASGRLKGPQVVERAAHYLDKVGLSAFQDSYPHMLSGGMKQRVSIARGMAMEPDVLLMDEPFAALDVQARRKMQDELLRLWDDTHFTVMFVTHSIEEAIRIGTRILLLSPHPGQVKAELNSVPRDDEQAESRARLEARINEMLFTFEDAAT, from the coding sequence ATGAGCGATATGGCCGCTCTTGCAAGCCATGTGCAGGCCGATGCGCTTGGCTTGGCTGCTCCGTTACTCGAAATCGACGATGTCACGGTGCAGTACAAAACCGATCAGTATCTGGTTACGGCTGCTCACCAGGTGAGCTTCAAGGTTTACCCGTCGGATCGCTATGTTTTGTTCGGGCCTTCAGGATGCGGGAAGTCGACGCTGCTCAAGGCGGTAGGCGGATACGTCCGGCCAACTCAGGGAACCATTCGTCTGAAGGGACGAGAGATTCTGGAGCCCGGGCCGGATCGGATGATGGTGTTCCAGGAGTTTGACCAACTGCTGCCCTGGAAGACAGTGCGTCAAAACATCGAATTTGCGCTCGAAGCCAGCGGGCGGCTGAAAGGGCCGCAGGTGGTCGAGCGGGCGGCGCATTACCTCGACAAGGTGGGGCTGAGCGCTTTCCAGGATAGTTACCCTCACATGCTTTCGGGCGGGATGAAGCAGCGGGTCTCCATTGCTCGCGGCATGGCGATGGAACCGGACGTGCTGCTCATGGATGAGCCGTTCGCCGCGTTGGACGTGCAGGCGCGCCGAAAAATGCAGGACGAGTTGCTGCGCCTCTGGGATGACACGCATTTCACCGTGATGTTCGTGACGCACTCCATCGAAGAAGCCATCAGGATCGGAACGAGGATTTTGCTCCTGTCGCCGCATCCAGGGCAGGTCAAGGCCGAACTCAACAGTGTTCCCCGCGATGATGAGCAGGCGGAAAGCCGGGCAAGGCTCGAAGCCCGCATTAATGAAATGTTGTTTACCTTCGAAGACGCTGCAACATGA
- a CDS encoding response regulator transcription factor, with translation MRILLVEDVADVAEAIVACVQRMGHVIDWESNGRRAADLVTADFYDLLILDIMLPDLDGLSLLKRLGEKKVKTPVLMLTALAEIEERVRALDMGASDYLVKPFDFRELEARIRALLRQAIGHSTSALTCANLTIDLKTHAAELDGNPLDLTRREVMLLEILITRPGRIFSKDALIDRLFSIDDNPNANTVEQHVARLRKKLSGAHFSIRTLRGLGYQVVVP, from the coding sequence ATGCGCATTCTTTTGGTGGAGGACGTTGCTGACGTGGCCGAAGCAATTGTCGCCTGCGTGCAGCGCATGGGCCACGTGATCGACTGGGAGTCCAACGGCAGGCGCGCAGCCGACCTTGTCACCGCCGATTTCTACGACCTTCTCATCCTGGACATCATGCTGCCGGATCTCGATGGTCTGTCGCTGCTCAAACGCTTGGGCGAAAAAAAGGTGAAGACGCCGGTTCTCATGCTGACCGCATTGGCGGAAATCGAGGAGCGGGTGCGGGCGCTGGACATGGGCGCCAGCGACTACCTCGTGAAGCCCTTTGATTTTCGCGAACTGGAGGCCCGCATCCGGGCGCTATTGCGGCAGGCCATCGGCCACTCCACCAGTGCGCTGACCTGCGCCAACCTTACGATCGATCTCAAAACCCATGCGGCTGAACTGGACGGCAACCCACTGGACTTGACGCGCCGCGAGGTCATGCTGCTGGAAATCCTGATCACCCGGCCGGGGCGCATCTTCAGCAAGGATGCGCTCATCGACCGTCTGTTCAGCATCGACGACAATCCCAACGCCAACACGGTGGAACAGCACGTTGCACGCCTGCGGAAAAAATTGAGCGGAGCCCATTTCTCCATCCGCACCTTGCGCGGATTGGGCTATCAGGTCGTCGTGCCATGA
- a CDS encoding sensor histidine kinase, translating into MSLVAIWLATNYAANQAYDKILTSKVLQIAGSTWYRNGTVNVDVPIAAISNLSPDDRTFYAVLDTNGRTIAGDINFRPHIPWAAIRNGPVLFNGTYKGVPVRIAIAGRRMPVTSPHPWAIAMLAQTTNARFAFARDLTADTFVVILVMGILTIIAAMFTLFQALSPLKRIEQFLRQRDPLELSPLSLEVPIEIRTLVDTLNGFMRRLAAHQSASRRVMAEAAHQLRTPVTALLSQMELLSNQEDESKKRVHLSRLQTLSRELGALINQLIHHAMVQQRAQTTPLVPTDLAALIRAQMSEALSDGPSREIDVSIGTPDTPCIVDADPTALREAIKNILHNALQYGAPSLLRVELVNRSRYWELRFIDDGPGIPPEAWHQVRKPFSTRSGGRSGASLGLAIAQEVMISHRGRLHFAFREDGLFMVILIFRARH; encoded by the coding sequence GTGTCGCTGGTGGCCATTTGGCTGGCAACCAATTACGCCGCCAACCAAGCCTACGACAAAATCCTGACCAGCAAGGTCCTGCAAATCGCAGGAAGTACCTGGTACCGCAACGGCACTGTGAACGTCGATGTCCCGATCGCGGCCATTTCGAATCTTTCGCCGGACGACAGGACCTTCTATGCGGTGCTCGATACGAATGGCCGGACAATCGCCGGCGATATCAACTTTCGGCCGCATATTCCCTGGGCTGCGATCAGGAACGGCCCCGTGCTGTTCAACGGCACCTACAAAGGCGTTCCGGTCAGAATCGCCATCGCCGGCCGGCGCATGCCTGTGACCAGCCCGCACCCCTGGGCGATCGCCATGCTGGCACAAACCACAAATGCCCGATTTGCGTTCGCCAGAGATCTGACCGCCGACACCTTTGTCGTCATCCTGGTCATGGGAATCCTGACCATCATTGCCGCCATGTTCACGCTCTTCCAGGCGCTTTCGCCACTCAAGCGCATCGAACAATTCCTGCGCCAACGAGACCCGCTGGAGCTTTCGCCGCTATCGCTGGAGGTGCCGATCGAAATTCGCACCCTGGTCGATACGCTCAACGGCTTCATGCGCCGCCTGGCCGCCCACCAGTCCGCGTCCAGGCGCGTAATGGCCGAAGCGGCTCACCAGCTGCGCACCCCCGTGACGGCACTACTCTCGCAAATGGAGCTCTTGTCGAACCAGGAGGACGAAAGCAAAAAGCGGGTGCACCTGTCCCGGCTCCAAACCCTATCCCGCGAGCTGGGGGCGCTGATCAATCAGCTCATCCATCACGCGATGGTGCAGCAACGGGCGCAAACCACGCCGCTCGTGCCGACCGACCTTGCGGCATTGATCAGAGCCCAGATGAGCGAGGCCCTGTCGGACGGACCGTCGCGGGAAATCGATGTGTCCATTGGAACCCCGGACACCCCCTGCATCGTGGATGCCGACCCCACCGCGCTGCGGGAGGCCATCAAGAATATCTTGCATAACGCATTGCAATACGGAGCGCCATCCCTGTTGCGCGTGGAACTTGTAAATCGCTCGCGTTACTGGGAACTGAGATTCATCGACGACGGGCCAGGCATCCCGCCTGAAGCATGGCACCAGGTTCGCAAACCGTTTTCCACCCGCAGCGGCGGCCGCAGCGGCGCGAGCCTGGGTTTAGCCATCGCCCAGGAAGTGATGATCAGTCATAGAGGAAGATTGCATTTCGCTTTCCGGGAAGACGGCCTGTTCATGGTGATATTGATTTTTCGTGCTCGCCACTGA
- a CDS encoding NADH:flavin oxidoreductase/NADH oxidase family protein — protein sequence MKLFTPLALPNGAVIPNRLAKAAMEENMADADHAPSDALLRLYDAWARGGVGLILTGNVMVDSRAMTGPNGVVLEDDAHLERFRRWAQIARAHGAQVWMQINHPGRQMQAALGQTTLAPSAVALDLGGLSKRFAVPKAMTDHDLAELEQRFTRSAMLAEQSGFTGVEIHAAHGYLLSQFLSPLTNLRQDQWGGSIENRARLLVRIVRSVRSAVSPGFAVAVKLNSADFQRGGFDADDARQVVEMLNPLGVDLVELSGGSYEAPAMQGQARDGRTLAREAYFLEFARDIAAIAQMPLMVTGGIRRREVAERVTGSGIAMVGMATALSIAPNLPRDWLAGRDEAPMLRPIAWKNKVLGSLANMAVVTFQLRRLSRGRAADPAVSPLRALMLSQLATACHTRRYRRWRAALSAAQTSK from the coding sequence ATGAAGCTGTTCACGCCCCTTGCGCTGCCCAACGGCGCCGTGATTCCGAACCGCCTGGCCAAGGCGGCAATGGAGGAAAACATGGCCGATGCCGACCATGCGCCGTCCGACGCGCTGCTGCGCCTGTACGATGCATGGGCTCGGGGTGGCGTGGGCCTCATTCTCACCGGCAATGTGATGGTCGACAGCCGGGCGATGACTGGCCCGAACGGCGTGGTGCTCGAAGACGACGCTCATCTCGAGCGCTTTCGTCGTTGGGCGCAAATTGCCCGCGCGCATGGCGCGCAGGTCTGGATGCAGATCAATCACCCAGGACGTCAGATGCAGGCCGCGCTGGGACAGACCACGCTCGCACCCTCGGCGGTGGCGCTGGATCTTGGCGGTTTGTCCAAACGGTTTGCGGTGCCCAAAGCCATGACGGACCACGATCTCGCCGAGCTCGAGCAGCGTTTCACCCGCAGTGCGATGCTCGCCGAGCAAAGCGGCTTCACGGGCGTGGAGATCCACGCCGCGCACGGTTACCTGCTTAGCCAGTTCCTGTCGCCATTGACCAACCTGCGGCAGGACCAATGGGGCGGCAGCATTGAAAATCGCGCCCGCTTATTGGTGCGCATCGTGCGCTCGGTGCGCAGCGCGGTCTCGCCCGGCTTTGCCGTGGCGGTCAAGCTGAATTCAGCTGATTTCCAGCGCGGCGGCTTCGATGCCGACGACGCCAGGCAGGTGGTCGAGATGCTCAATCCGCTGGGCGTCGATCTGGTCGAGTTGTCGGGCGGGAGCTACGAGGCGCCGGCGATGCAGGGGCAGGCACGCGACGGGCGCACGCTGGCGCGCGAAGCCTACTTCCTGGAGTTCGCGCGCGATATCGCGGCGATCGCGCAGATGCCCCTGATGGTGACCGGCGGCATCCGCCGCCGCGAAGTGGCCGAGCGGGTGACGGGCAGCGGCATTGCGATGGTCGGCATGGCGACGGCCTTATCCATCGCTCCGAACCTGCCGCGCGACTGGCTGGCGGGGCGCGACGAAGCGCCGATGCTGCGCCCGATCGCCTGGAAGAACAAAGTGCTCGGATCGCTGGCCAACATGGCGGTCGTCACGTTTCAGCTCAGGCGTCTGAGCCGGGGGCGTGCCGCCGATCCTGCCGTCTCGCCGCTCAGGGCGCTGATGCTGAGCCAACTCGCCACCGCCTGCCACACGCGTCGCTACCGTCGGTGGCGCGCTGCCCTGAGCGCCGCTCAAACCTCGAAGTAG
- a CDS encoding MerR family transcriptional regulator: MKIGELAKLSGIAASRIRFYEAQGLLPPTQRQSNGYREYAQQTLTRLEIINCAQGAGFSLEEIRAVLPPDLQAWPHAALLETIQRKIGEIELLQRRLAQSKRHLRTLVDEIAHKIEGEDCKVATRRVLDKLRQGATASAAAKPRTRAAGKRA; the protein is encoded by the coding sequence ATGAAAATTGGCGAACTGGCAAAACTGAGCGGTATTGCCGCCTCACGAATCCGCTTCTACGAGGCGCAGGGCCTGCTGCCGCCCACGCAGCGCCAGTCCAACGGGTATCGCGAATACGCTCAGCAAACCCTGACCCGCCTGGAAATCATCAATTGCGCTCAGGGTGCGGGGTTTTCGCTGGAGGAAATCCGCGCTGTCCTGCCGCCCGATCTGCAGGCGTGGCCTCACGCGGCGCTGCTCGAGACCATTCAGCGAAAAATCGGCGAGATCGAGTTGCTGCAGCGGCGCCTCGCACAAAGCAAGCGCCACCTGCGCACACTTGTCGACGAGATTGCGCACAAGATCGAAGGTGAGGATTGCAAGGTGGCCACGCGGCGCGTGCTCGACAAATTGCGCCAGGGCGCTACGGCCTCGGCAGCGGCGAAGCCGCGCACGCGCGCCGCCGGCAAACGCGCGTGA